The Thermodesulfovibrionales bacterium nucleotide sequence GCAGACAGCTTCAACATAAAGAACTTTAGCGCCACAGAGGCGACGATGAACTTTGTTATGTTGGCCTATAACATAATGAGTCTGTTCCGACAGGTCGTTTTGGGCAGTAAGGTTCAACCTACTTTAAAGACGCTACGTTATAAGGTTTTTGCTGTCGGCGGATACCTGACGAAAAATGGAAATGCCAGAGTTCTTAAACTATCTCTGGCAATGCGAAGACGTGAATGGTTTACAGGGCTTTGGGATAAATCTAGGGCTTTTGATCTGCCCGCTATATTCCCATCGCATCTCTAATGGACAATTTGGGTACATTGTCGTTTCGGAGATCTCTATCCGCCTTTTTGCGAGGCTGTGTTCTTTTCGCTTTGCCATTTTTTCTCTCGATTGTGTTTTCGCGCCCTCTCTTCATAATACAAAGGCATATCCAAAAATAAGGGGATTTTTTCTATGAGAAGGCTGGGTGTCGTCTTCCTGTTCTTGTTCTTGACCGTGGTAAACACCGGGTGCAGCAGAAATGCCATTACCGTGGATAACGAGATAACGATTCACTTTCGGTCATAGCCGCGTGGCTGTTCTCTCCTTCTTCAAGGCCTTCACTTCTTTCTTCAGGTCATGGATAATTTTGTAAAGCTCGTCCATCTCTGAACGGAGAACAAGCGGCGTTTCGGCAAGATGCAGTTCCGTCAACCGAGAAGAGAGGGTCCGGATACTCGTCGCAGCGTTCAGGAGTTCTCCATGGAGCTTCGAA carries:
- a CDS encoding transposase, giving the protein MASIDYESPGWGKARRMVMVRQLITRRPKATGKILKLFADDAEYQHYRYGCFVTSLDLPAELVWKIYRMRADAENRIKELKYDFGADSFNIKNFSATEATMNFVMLAYNIMSLFRQVVLGSKVQPTLKTLRYKVFAVGGYLTKNGNARVLKLSLAMRRREWFTGLWDKSRAFDLPAIFPSHL